A region from the Chanodichthys erythropterus isolate Z2021 chromosome 5, ASM2448905v1, whole genome shotgun sequence genome encodes:
- the fam204a gene encoding protein FAM204A has protein sequence MYSGLLPPGLTEADLSSDDADEGVTPENRQGETDEHPLCQSGTEQHSVECNKSKTEFHSYDASRDDCLPGVSLDKWQKFKDLQKAKDDQRMKQPQTKRQRKRRHKKGGTQNCDTEQKREPEEKQEEHWKELTQYFGINDRLKPPPCSRPPLMSGLEKSIESAIAEGDYGKAEELSDRLATRELAVKIAQAADCRDFASTKQEAEASRAAQKRRKQIAWGFEAKKRWETKSNMGFM, from the exons ATGTACAGTGGACTTCTGCCGCCGGGTCTCACTGAGGCTGACCTGAGCTCTGATGATGCCGATGAAGGAGTAACACCCGAAAATAGACAAGGAGAGACAGACGAGCACCCCTTATGTCAGTCAGGCACAGAGCAACATTCAGTTGAATGTAATAAGTCAAAAACTGAATTTCACAGTTATGATGCCTCTAGGGATGATTGTCTTCCTGGAGTTTCCTTGGATAAGTGGCAA AAGTTCAAAGATCTCCAAAAAGCAAAAGATGATCAGAGAATGAAGCAACCGCAAACAAAACGGCAAAGGAAAAGGCGCCACAAGAAAG GTGGGACACAGAATTGCGACACTGAGCAGAAAAG GGAGCCTGAAGAGAAACAGGAGGAGCACTGGAAGGAGCTAACGCAGTATTTTGGCATCAATGATCGACTCAAGCCTCCTCCTTGTAGCAGACCTCCTCTCATG TCAGGCCTGGAAAAGAGCATAGAGAGTGCCATCGCTGAAGGGGACTATGGGAAGGCGGAAGAACTGAGTGACAGACTTGCCACTCGAGAG CTGGCCGTGAAAATCGCACAAGCCGCCGATTGCCGTGACTTCGCTAGCACCAAACAGGAAGCAGAGGCTTCCCGGGCAGCCCAAAAAAGGAGGAAGCAAATCGCTTGGgg